From a region of the Leptospira kmetyi serovar Malaysia str. Bejo-Iso9 genome:
- the gpmI gene encoding 2,3-bisphosphoglycerate-independent phosphoglycerate mutase yields the protein MKLSKKYTFRSRKVLLVILDGVGYSPKGPEFGNAIAGAKLPFLNQVWNQFPTLHIQAHGKAVGMPSDDDMGNSEVGHNVLGSGRIFDQGAKLVSNSIASKDIFRGQAWKEVIENVHKNNSTLHLLGLFSDGNVHAHIDHTKALILQAIAEKVSKIRLHILLDGRDVPEKSALDYLNPFETWLDSLRKNGTDIQIASGGGRMTITMDRYEADWSMVERGWAVHVKGEGRKFSSAKEAIETFRAEDPKVIDQYLPSFVIADNGNPVGRIQDKDSVIFTNFRGDRAIEISLAFTQKNFDKFDRGALPEITYAGIMQYDGDLKLPERFLVAPPAIDRTLGEYMANSGVAQYALSETQKYGHVTYFWNGNKSGYFDQSSEEYREIQSDVIPFDQSPEMKALLITEALEKALNENKQDFYRVNYANGDMVGHTGNYPATVQAMEFLDGCVERLWKVCEKQNIILMITADHGNADEMYQLDKKGNVEKDSHGKPVPKTSHTLNSVPFSVLDPEKKIQLDSKISDAGLANVAATILDAMGYETPEGYHSSLILN from the coding sequence ATGAAGCTCTCAAAGAAATATACCTTTCGGTCTAGAAAGGTTTTACTCGTTATATTAGACGGCGTCGGATATTCTCCGAAAGGCCCGGAATTCGGAAATGCGATCGCGGGCGCAAAGCTCCCATTTTTAAATCAGGTATGGAATCAATTTCCTACGCTTCATATACAAGCTCACGGTAAAGCGGTCGGTATGCCTTCCGACGACGACATGGGAAATTCGGAAGTCGGTCACAACGTTCTCGGTTCGGGGAGAATTTTCGACCAGGGAGCCAAGTTGGTTTCCAACTCGATCGCAAGCAAAGATATTTTCCGCGGTCAAGCTTGGAAAGAAGTTATAGAAAACGTCCATAAAAACAATTCCACCTTACACCTGTTAGGTCTTTTTTCGGACGGAAACGTTCACGCGCATATCGATCATACGAAAGCTCTGATCCTCCAAGCGATCGCGGAAAAGGTTTCCAAGATTAGACTTCATATTCTTTTGGACGGAAGGGACGTTCCCGAAAAATCCGCATTAGATTATTTGAATCCTTTTGAAACCTGGCTCGATTCTTTGAGAAAAAACGGAACCGATATTCAAATCGCCTCGGGCGGAGGAAGAATGACGATCACGATGGATCGTTACGAAGCCGATTGGTCGATGGTGGAAAGAGGTTGGGCCGTTCACGTAAAGGGAGAAGGCAGAAAATTCTCCTCCGCAAAAGAAGCGATCGAAACGTTCCGCGCCGAAGATCCGAAAGTGATCGATCAGTATCTTCCTTCTTTCGTGATCGCGGATAACGGAAATCCGGTGGGTAGAATTCAGGACAAGGATTCAGTGATCTTTACGAACTTCCGCGGGGACAGAGCGATCGAAATTTCTTTGGCGTTTACGCAAAAGAATTTCGATAAGTTCGATCGTGGCGCGCTTCCCGAAATTACTTATGCGGGAATCATGCAATACGACGGGGATTTGAAACTACCCGAAAGATTTTTAGTCGCACCTCCGGCCATCGATCGGACGTTAGGCGAATACATGGCGAACTCGGGCGTCGCGCAGTACGCGTTATCCGAAACTCAAAAATACGGACACGTTACGTATTTCTGGAACGGAAACAAAAGCGGTTACTTCGATCAGAGCTCGGAAGAATATCGGGAAATCCAATCCGACGTGATCCCGTTTGATCAAAGCCCCGAAATGAAAGCTCTCTTAATCACCGAAGCCCTAGAGAAAGCGTTGAACGAAAACAAACAGGATTTTTACAGAGTGAACTACGCGAACGGAGATATGGTGGGTCATACCGGAAATTATCCGGCCACGGTTCAGGCCATGGAATTTCTAGACGGTTGTGTGGAACGTCTTTGGAAAGTATGCGAAAAACAGAATATAATTCTGATGATAACCGCCGATCACGGAAACGCGGACGAAATGTATCAATTGGACAAAAAAGGAAACGTGGAAAAGGATTCTCACGGAAAACCGGTTCCTAAAACGAGTCACACTCTGAACTCGGTTCCTTTTTCCGTTTTGGATCCCGAAAAGAAGATTCAGCTGGATTCTAAGATTTCCGATGCGGGTCTTGCAAACGTCGCGGCTACGATTCTGGACGCGATGGGATACGAAACTCCGGAAGGATATCATTCTTCTTTGATCTTAAATTAA
- a CDS encoding DUF1554 domain-containing protein, whose translation MFSSGRIQSFGIILFFILSCSQAEKIEMDLSKGGIGAFLNILPSILPVDDSPFDSTAFPATILEGQSTSLKLTLKTRAASVEQYNLTWADTSAGSTVDQVSITYTGSNTINVNVTALDNDCLDDTVVLNATRISDSKVFALKLPVTDRDRCIFLASNSSTPGVTGAGFTANLGGIAGADAKCQAEKPSALPGSASEYKALLGIEGFRNPTKTGTSEVDWPLKVGIRYFSYSAQAPEGALIATGVSNGIGTGSAIFSFPLNSSINHSTDASALSFWTGMNSTFYPLVGTYTCSNYTDGTTGYGYDGVQNSTSSSAISSYYFSCTNLARLICVRQ comes from the coding sequence ATGTTTTCTTCGGGTCGGATTCAATCTTTCGGAATCATTTTATTTTTCATTCTTTCTTGTAGCCAAGCGGAGAAGATCGAAATGGATCTTTCCAAGGGCGGAATCGGAGCATTTTTAAATATTCTTCCCTCGATTTTACCGGTGGACGACAGCCCGTTTGACTCGACGGCTTTCCCTGCGACCATCTTAGAAGGACAATCCACTTCTTTAAAACTTACGCTAAAGACAAGGGCCGCTTCCGTTGAACAATACAATCTTACTTGGGCCGATACTTCCGCGGGTTCAACCGTCGATCAAGTCAGTATTACATACACCGGTTCCAATACGATCAATGTCAACGTGACCGCGCTTGATAACGATTGTTTGGATGATACGGTCGTCTTGAACGCGACTCGGATTTCCGATTCCAAAGTATTCGCATTAAAACTTCCGGTTACGGATCGGGATCGTTGTATTTTTCTCGCGAGCAATTCTTCCACGCCGGGAGTTACCGGGGCCGGCTTTACGGCAAATTTGGGAGGAATCGCGGGCGCGGACGCAAAGTGTCAGGCGGAAAAACCGTCTGCTTTACCGGGAAGCGCATCGGAATACAAAGCGCTTCTGGGAATCGAAGGTTTTAGAAACCCGACCAAAACGGGAACTTCCGAAGTGGATTGGCCGCTCAAAGTCGGAATTCGTTATTTTTCCTACAGCGCGCAAGCTCCGGAAGGTGCGCTGATCGCAACGGGAGTAAGCAACGGAATCGGAACGGGAAGCGCGATCTTTTCGTTTCCTCTCAACTCGTCGATCAATCATTCGACCGATGCTTCCGCGTTGAGTTTTTGGACGGGAATGAATAGTACATTCTATCCTCTTGTGGGAACATATACTTGTTCGAATTATACGGACGGAACCACCGGTTACGGTTACGACGGAGTACAAAACTCGACGAGTTCATCGGCGATTTCGAGTTATTATTTCAGTTGTACGAATCTTGCCCGTTTGATCTGCGTGCGTCAGTAA
- a CDS encoding RNA polymerase sigma factor, producing MAHTSELEKLYNHNKDDLFHYIKKSFYDENSAQDILHDSFLNFFRYYENKDIPDPTSCRMILFRIARNLIINHAKSYYQRNVSLVGEDTGNNFASKSPSPESSVMEKIDQSDVKNTMDSLLEAISPEYKEALLLRYQQDLKLDEISKILGMSISGVSRLIERAEKALAQEGKKIGFQPGNYI from the coding sequence GTGGCACATACTTCCGAGTTAGAAAAGCTCTATAACCACAACAAAGATGATTTGTTTCATTATATAAAAAAATCGTTCTATGACGAAAATTCCGCGCAAGATATTCTGCACGATTCGTTCCTAAACTTTTTTCGGTATTATGAAAATAAGGACATTCCGGATCCTACATCCTGCAGGATGATTCTTTTCAGAATCGCTAGGAATTTAATTATTAACCACGCAAAATCTTATTATCAAAGAAATGTGTCTTTGGTCGGTGAGGATACTGGAAACAATTTTGCGTCTAAATCCCCAAGCCCTGAGTCGTCGGTGATGGAAAAAATCGATCAATCCGATGTGAAAAACACGATGGATTCTCTTTTAGAGGCGATTTCTCCGGAATATAAAGAAGCTCTCTTGTTGAGATATCAGCAGGACCTTAAATTGGATGAAATTTCGAAGATTCTCGGTATGAGCATATCCGGGGTTTCGAGGCTGATTGAGAGGGCGGAGAAGGCCTTAGCTCAAGAAGGCAAAAAAATTGGTTTTCAACCCGGAAATTACATATAA
- a CDS encoding LA_0442/LA_0875 N-terminal domain-containing protein, with amino-acid sequence MSRISTVLTSSGAFLLAFAISLPLSASTIILKNGKTLQGKIVNQSRTEVQIEINGKVQTISKTEISEINLKDPKKDDKKVVTKQTETPKTEEPPTRSAWKETKWTITARSAILPGWGQWKVGQKKWAAISLVLFVGAALYANNSREKAATEENNYKTSSIAITVAAFGDPNLNPVTSDETVRATALVTRILTTATLTNPYFSAYDRATSQYNQAQWLLGAVYGLQLIHTFLFARDYEKMQALLSDPNPEGWKFSASIVRSPINGLTEITPTAAYTVKF; translated from the coding sequence ATGTCTCGAATATCCACAGTTCTTACTTCTTCAGGAGCCTTCCTTCTGGCTTTTGCAATTTCTTTACCACTTTCCGCGAGTACGATTATTCTTAAGAACGGAAAAACTCTTCAAGGTAAGATTGTAAATCAATCCAGAACCGAAGTTCAAATCGAGATCAACGGGAAAGTTCAAACGATTTCAAAAACGGAAATCTCCGAAATCAATTTGAAGGATCCGAAAAAAGACGATAAGAAAGTCGTCACCAAACAAACCGAAACTCCGAAGACCGAAGAACCTCCTACTCGTTCGGCTTGGAAAGAAACGAAATGGACGATCACCGCAAGATCCGCGATTCTTCCCGGATGGGGTCAATGGAAAGTAGGTCAAAAAAAATGGGCGGCGATCAGCTTAGTGTTGTTCGTCGGCGCTGCGTTATACGCAAACAATTCTCGGGAAAAAGCCGCAACCGAAGAAAATAATTATAAAACAAGTTCGATCGCAATTACCGTTGCCGCGTTCGGAGATCCGAATTTAAACCCGGTCACTTCCGATGAAACAGTCCGCGCAACCGCCTTGGTTACGAGAATTCTTACGACTGCAACTCTTACGAATCCTTATTTCAGCGCGTATGATCGCGCCACAAGTCAATACAACCAAGCGCAATGGCTTTTGGGAGCCGTTTACGGTTTACAATTGATTCATACGTTTTTATTCGCAAGAGATTACGAGAAGATGCAGGCTCTTCTTTCGGATCCGAATCCGGAAGGTTGGAAATTTTCCGCTTCGATCGTAAGAAGTCCGATCAATGGACTTACGGAAATCACTCCGACCGCTGCGTATACGGTTAAATTCTAA
- a CDS encoding DoxX family protein — MIQSFFSTRESFSPLFLRIGLAVCIFPHGAQKLLGWFGGVGYEASMDFLVNTVEFPAALAFLAIVSEFFGSIALVLGLFTRLSAFGITCTLAVAGWTHREIGFFMNWFGNQGGEGFEYHILAVCMGIALTIFGGGSWSLDSWIDERIPS; from the coding sequence ATGATTCAAAGTTTCTTTTCCACCCGAGAATCCTTCTCCCCACTTTTTCTCAGAATCGGCCTCGCGGTTTGTATTTTCCCGCACGGAGCTCAAAAACTTTTGGGATGGTTCGGAGGAGTCGGTTACGAAGCCTCGATGGATTTTTTGGTAAACACCGTCGAGTTTCCGGCGGCGCTCGCATTCTTAGCTATCGTCTCGGAATTTTTCGGATCGATCGCATTGGTCCTCGGGCTCTTTACAAGACTTTCCGCGTTTGGAATCACGTGCACATTGGCAGTGGCCGGATGGACTCACAGAGAAATCGGATTTTTTATGAACTGGTTCGGCAATCAAGGCGGAGAAGGATTCGAATATCACATTCTCGCGGTTTGTATGGGAATCGCCTTAACGATCTTTGGCGGCGGATCTTGGTCTTTGGACTCTTGGATCGACGAACGCATTCCTTCTTAA
- a CDS encoding MFS transporter — protein MNQIRESRSSSDATYSKRSLLSFYANTGVTLLAGNMLNYSLIIYALDLTGSQTFAGTIFFANVLPTILFSFFVGAILDRYSRLKILYIFQTNYILSGLVLGILIGIGWMSYDLRIILIFLAVYNGLALTFMIPGRLTLLGNLVDPKDAGKATMMLNILIIVGFGLAPMLVGLIKQKQNWDVLFYSISALYSIGYLFLLLVRIQENVIVEKETIWEGLKTGIAFLKSEKLSVELLILTAFAIFMVGPMQVVLPQFAKNILFLNERERGLYMGTLGLGLFLGGIGVRLLHDRFHRGLVMLSATFLSGVTVLAISNLSDPILSSVLLLIVGFLGGAISALIPSTLQMITPDHVRGRVMSFYSLIFQTTPALAGLITGKLADLYGQSWSIGFSGIFILVSAVFCTISFTKLRALP, from the coding sequence ATGAATCAAATCCGAGAAAGTCGATCCTCAAGCGACGCGACCTATTCCAAAAGAAGTCTTTTGTCCTTTTATGCGAATACCGGAGTCACCTTGCTTGCCGGGAACATGCTCAACTATTCTTTGATCATCTATGCTCTGGATCTTACGGGATCTCAGACATTTGCGGGAACGATTTTTTTCGCCAACGTGTTGCCTACGATCCTGTTCAGTTTTTTTGTGGGCGCGATTTTGGATCGATATTCTCGTTTGAAAATTTTATATATATTTCAGACGAACTACATTCTTTCCGGACTTGTTTTGGGAATTTTAATCGGAATCGGCTGGATGAGTTACGATCTTCGAATCATTCTCATCTTTCTCGCGGTATACAACGGACTTGCGTTGACGTTTATGATTCCGGGGCGATTGACCCTGCTCGGAAACTTGGTCGATCCGAAGGACGCGGGAAAGGCGACCATGATGTTGAACATTCTCATCATCGTCGGTTTCGGATTGGCGCCGATGCTCGTGGGCTTAATCAAACAAAAACAGAATTGGGACGTTTTGTTCTATTCCATCTCCGCGCTTTATTCGATCGGATATCTGTTTCTTCTTTTGGTAAGAATTCAGGAAAACGTAATCGTTGAAAAGGAAACGATCTGGGAAGGTTTAAAGACGGGAATCGCATTTTTGAAATCGGAAAAATTATCCGTGGAACTTTTGATTCTCACCGCGTTCGCGATCTTTATGGTGGGACCGATGCAGGTCGTTCTTCCTCAATTTGCGAAAAACATACTATTCTTAAATGAAAGGGAACGAGGTTTGTATATGGGAACCCTCGGACTCGGATTGTTTTTGGGAGGAATCGGAGTGCGATTGTTGCACGATCGTTTTCACAGAGGACTCGTGATGTTGAGCGCGACTTTTCTTTCCGGAGTAACCGTATTAGCGATTTCTAATTTATCCGATCCGATTTTGTCTTCCGTATTATTGTTGATCGTCGGATTTTTGGGAGGCGCGATCAGTGCGCTCATTCCTTCCACGCTTCAGATGATCACACCCGACCACGTGCGCGGAAGGGTGATGAGTTTTTATAGTTTGATCTTTCAGACGACCCCCGCGCTCGCCGGTTTGATTACCGGGAAACTCGCCGATCTTTACGGTCAATCTTGGTCGATCGGATTTTCAGGAATTTTCATTCTCGTTTCGGCGGTCTTCTGTACGATTTCCTTTACGAAACTGCGCGCACTACCGTAG
- a CDS encoding FecR family protein: MENKINTPEFEGYARLLREKDSVSQLPAFDPNWIGKKPRFVVEDKIMSVPTDTKILHFPKTTWLAAAAVLLLTIGGAWFSLRTPKPETEIVQGTPLKAAVVFVKGEASVMREVETKLHQGDLLNESDIILTKAGGAVDIGLTDSSVIRVKENSRLILKELRENNGSQIRMNLAAGRLLNVVEKEKKGSNFYVETPSAVAAVRGTSFEVNASESESVVFVAEGAVEVTSLNASKKVYILEASKLVTVNKDGEVESVDLSKLNSTLPEYKDMKKNLGTLDSELLSDVQNLKTAKTEEELSKIYDLSIEHIIMKDGRELRGVVVSQKKGKLVVQTLKGSYILDEDAVDKIKY, encoded by the coding sequence ATGGAAAACAAAATAAATACTCCCGAATTTGAAGGATACGCGCGGCTCCTTAGAGAAAAGGACTCTGTATCTCAACTCCCGGCTTTCGATCCTAATTGGATCGGAAAGAAGCCTCGCTTCGTCGTGGAGGACAAAATAATGAGTGTTCCGACTGATACAAAAATTCTTCATTTTCCAAAAACTACCTGGTTAGCGGCGGCGGCCGTTCTATTACTTACGATCGGAGGAGCTTGGTTTAGTCTTAGAACCCCTAAACCGGAAACCGAAATCGTTCAAGGAACTCCTTTGAAAGCGGCGGTAGTTTTCGTAAAAGGCGAAGCGTCGGTAATGAGAGAGGTGGAAACGAAGTTACACCAAGGCGATCTTCTGAATGAATCCGATATCATTCTTACAAAAGCGGGCGGCGCGGTCGACATCGGTTTGACCGACTCGAGCGTGATTCGCGTAAAAGAAAACAGCCGTTTGATTCTGAAAGAACTGAGAGAAAACAACGGTTCTCAAATTAGAATGAACTTGGCCGCAGGTAGATTATTGAACGTGGTTGAGAAAGAGAAAAAAGGAAGCAATTTCTACGTAGAAACTCCTTCTGCGGTTGCAGCGGTGAGAGGAACTTCCTTCGAAGTGAACGCATCCGAAAGCGAATCCGTGGTTTTCGTAGCGGAAGGTGCGGTGGAAGTCACTTCTCTGAACGCTTCTAAAAAGGTTTATATCTTAGAAGCCTCTAAACTCGTCACAGTAAACAAAGACGGTGAAGTTGAATCCGTGGATCTTTCCAAGTTGAATTCTACTCTTCCTGAATATAAGGATATGAAGAAGAATCTCGGAACTCTGGATAGCGAACTTCTTTCCGATGTTCAAAACTTGAAAACCGCAAAAACGGAAGAAGAGTTGAGCAAGATCTACGATCTTAGCATCGAACATATCATCATGAAAGACGGAAGAGAATTGAGAGGGGTTGTGGTTTCCCAAAAGAAAGGAAAACTCGTGGTTCAAACCCTGAAAGGATCTTACATCTTGGATGAAGACGCGGTAGATAAGATTAAATATTGA